Below is a window of Stygiolobus azoricus DNA.
AACAATAATATTACTAGCTAATAACCAATGTTCTCTTTCTTCCGCATAATACTCTCTGTTACCTATGAATACTACCCTTAAATCCCTCGCTAGATAATCTTTCAATACTTCTCTAAGAGGTTTTTCAACTTTTCTTGTCCCGCTTTTGGAGTATATGTAAACCTTCATAGAATCCAGATAGGAATAATATATTATTACATCCTTAGACGGAATTCCCATTACCGTGTCAAGATGTCCTATGCCCTTATTAGGATGGTATTCTGGTGTCTCAAGTCTAACAAGTATTGCTTCATCTAATTCACCTAGTTGTACTAGTTTAGGTAATACGTCGTTTATTCCTAAAGCACTAGATCTAGTACCGAATCCCATTAACAGTTTTCCGTAATCTAACGGCATAAAATCCCCTCCTTCAAAGAATCCTTTTTCGGCCTTTACTACATTATCTGGCTTAAGTACTTTCAGTAGAAGTTCTGGTTCAGTTCTTCTGCTTTCCCATCTCATTTTCCCAGCTATATATGTTTTTCCCATAACCATTCCAGGGTCTCTTGTGAACATTATATTAACCAGTGGTCTAAGACAGAGATC
It encodes the following:
- a CDS encoding arginine deiminase family protein, with protein sequence MDLKSEFSPLKKVVVATPGREKERLTPKTLYELQYAEIPDLEELRSEHNEFKRKLAEAGAEVVDIREEIKKLPKEELMDYITKRSECALTSLENLDLPTLADIAISGLTYTEANALGILKDSIIGEDADLCLRPLVNIMFTRDPGMVMGKTYIAGKMRWESRRTEPELLLKVLKPDNVVKAEKGFFEGGDFMPLDYGKLLMGFGTRSSALGINDVLPKLVQLGELDEAILVRLETPEYHPNKGIGHLDTVMGIPSKDVIIYYSYLDSMKVYIYSKSGTRKVEKPLREVLKDYLARDLRVVFIGNREYYAEEREHWLLASNIIVVDHNKIIAYEHNRITNKLLTEVGIKVITFRGNEIIKEGGERSGPRCMTLPLIKT